The DNA region actctcactgctgccatattgcaaatcacagccatgctgatatctgctaccgacatcactctcactgctgccatattgcaaatcacagccatggtgatatctatacccacaccactctcactgctgccatattgcaaatcacagccatgctgatatctgctacccacaccactctcactgctgccatattgcaaatcacagccatgctgatatctgctaccgacatcactctcactgctgccatattgcaaatcacagccatggtgatatctatacccacaccactctcactgctgccatattgcaaatcacagtcatgctgatatctgctacccacaccactctcactgctgccatattgctTAATCCACAAACAAATCTTGAAACTCCCAAATCGGCTCAAACGTTTGACTACACAAATGCAATTATATAAGCAATACGCTACAGCATGTTCAATGCTGACCAGTTGGTGTTATATTGTCATGGTTCATCTCCCTAAGATGATAATACAATGGATACCCAGTTACCCACcttaatgtgtgtattttgcagtTAAAACTTGACAGTcctttagagagaagctgaactccagaatcccccAGATCATTGTGATTCAAGTCCAGCTGTAGCAGTGAGTTTGGTGATTGTAGAACTGAAGTAACAATCTCACAGGACTTATCAGTGAGTTTACAGTCAGCAAATCTGCAACAACATTTGACAGGATTGTGACAGAAATACTCTACATATTACACAAGGTTACTTTGAATCAAATTGACTACATTTAGTGAAATGCACATAAAATGATACCAGTGTAAACAGTGTAGTTGACGCTGCATTTAGATTGGCTGATTAATGATTGATTCATGATTAATTTGTTACCTGTAGTGAGAACTAGTCCTTctgcagtaacagtaacaggtcacatactgtagtctacTTGTTAATGAATGTGTTCTAACTGTACGGTAGGACATGCATTTgttcatcaatcaatcaatcaatcaatcaatcaatcaatccagacTACAACTTGATGTTTATGATTCTCTAGAGTACATACTGAAGTGCTTCAACTTTGCGGTGAGGATCATCtagtgtagcagataacagtttctgtgctgattctccaggatgattgttgttcacatccagctctttAACACATgaggggtttaacatcagagccagagccagacaaacataacCTTCATCTGAGATACCACATTTattgagcctgagagagagagagagagagagagagagagagagagagagagagagagagagttagttctaATTGTTACTGTAAACATTGTTATGCTGTTTTGCTTGTATTGAAtttagagagtgagtgtgtcatTCTAAAAATATGGCACAGTAATCCTCAAGATTCGGTCTGTAATCTTTCACACTTTTAAAAGCCCGTACACACTACAGTAGACATGCCATGGAGTCCAATGCAATTATTTCAAATATCTAACATTCTCTTTCGTTCTCACGTCACACAAGTTCACACACTTTCAGTAAGCTGTAGCCTTTTGAATACTGAGTGAATTATGGAGTTGTTTATAATACATGAAACCAAGAAAGAGGTTATTTTAGATTAGATATGCCCACTATAAAAGAGAACAGGGAGAACTCATAAAATCTCGGAGGTCCGGGGGCCTTTTAGACACTTTGGAGCAGTCTGCTACACCTTGATATTTTTAAAATTTTCAtctgaatgggcctgctgcaggcgAGAGGActgaaaatcctaggattttcttttcctgtttttacaaagtgccatcgATACAGCTCGCAGAtattcagatgtgtgtttgtgtaacctgcgttgtgtgaaccaccgcggtccagccctgcacacgcccggactcgaacccgcaaaacagcagcacctcggatcgggagtcaaTCTAGCTTTCATGCTCGCAGCGCTCTTGAGgcatcggggagtgaggtttactaacgttctactcGCACAGCTAATTAGCTGGCATACATTTGGAACAGCTTtgtcaaatccccagggggggttAAAGCCGACCAGACTTTGTTCATTCATGGGGTGCATTTTGGTTTGAGGTGCAGGGGTATTGGAAGCTTTCAGtcatccttcccttcccttgtcTATGCTACTGATGCTGTTATGATAGAGGACACTGCAGTCAAACTACAGAACACAATTGGCTGAGCTCATCAGGACACCCATCCatctcactacactacacaaacacaaccacccTTTGCTCCTGCATATCCCAGCTAGCAGTTACACGCGGGCCATGTCCGTAAAACCTCCGGCGCTGTCGGCTGAGTTGCGGCATCGGCACCCTTCTAGAAATTAGGAGCGGGCCGCTTCTGTAAAACCTGCGGCGCTGTCGGCTGAGACGCATCCTCGGCTGAGTCGTGGCAACCACCATTGGGCCAGGTCATTTTGCCACCTGCAGGGAGCTGCGCGACAGCTGTTAACTGGGCGCTCAGCTCAGACCCTTTTACCAGTATGAAGCCGATTTCAACGGGGACACGGCTCAAGTCATCACTGGAGTGCTTTGGATGAGGGAAGACTCAACGCCTGACTTCTGCTGATCCTGCGAAATTACGGTGAACTTGAGGTAAGTCTTGTTTAACATTTCCTAAAAAGCATCAACAATTGAGTTGAACATTTTACATAAACATTTTCGAGTTATTGCTGATGAAATGTTGAACCGTTTAAACTTTGTTCGCGAAATACCTTCGTCCTATCCCTCCAGatgaaacaaaaagagagaactattcaattattatttttcaaTCATTATTTTTAACAACAACCGAAATTCTTTATCATGCCTGATTAAAGTATAGTGCAAGGTGGGGATCAATAAAGGTGTAACAATAGCTGTTGAGCTCAAAGGTAGCAAACATTGGCTAGAGGGCTTAAACTAGCGGGGGTGTTAACTCATGATTTCTttgcagcttggatgcaatTTATGGGTAGGCCTATTATTTACAAGCTCAGTCCTTGACTTGTGGAAGAAAATAAATTGGAACAAAATCCTACAAACTGACTTATTTCATTTGTATTCTTGTTCTGTAAACTACTGGTATGTCTCGTGTCTCTCCCAGACCTTAGCTAGTACTGGTCCAGTAGGTTAGCATATTACAGTTAGTGACGTGCTACACTGAGTGACAAGCTGTCCtcttctgttgtttttctcaGATGCAGTCCGCAGGAATTCCCTGACTAAAGACTGCACAGAAAAGCTCTTCATCACCAGGTGGCTGCAGCTGGCCTCCGACAGAGACGGTGAAGCCAGAGGGCAAACCGGTAGACATCGTagatacagtgggtacgggttgagaatgcaccttctcccgcgggactcccgaagagatcccgcaggccgtcaagccgatttttttcgaggctaaggcaatgtacccaaacaaccaccaggtggcagaaagtttcatcccgcatttcaaaatgatgaagaccgcatgtccgtcaatagtcgactccttaatctcatttaatcattacaatgaaggtgatgactggcgaaattattcaaacgacgtttcaatgaaccattgttgaaatgaatgaaaatggtagaaaatcgcctacagcctaacgccgacacagctgattctttgattgattctaagctgttttgatgtaggggatgggtaaactggcgcgctacaaacatgttaccaatcaaatgtaatattagtaggactagcctacttagacactttagtcataggcaacgttgccatgttaatttgagctagaagtgcttgcttgtggtggcgctcctgtccgctgcttctcccgaattgtgtggcaaatttgtcagcaatcagcttaaatgtcaaatcatatttgtttctctttgtcgccatggtattgggggaaacgcggagaaacgaggcggtcagtcctcgtattttttctttgcgtttcgttataagaaatatataggtaatagttattagtcttcttccgtattgaacagataggctacgggacgctctttgttccgtattttaaggaactactcaatgcacacacactacaatgaaaaacacacaaagaaatcgctaaacatatagcctacaaccaaatgacactttaatgcagcgtttctcaaactatgggccgcgaaacgtggagactgctgctggtccgcgagacatggagtgaaattaggtccggtgatctgataatttgctgcgcaattgaccaagcaaccgcggaccgacagaaaaagaaagcaaacgttgctgctatcgggaggaaatgcttgctaattttatgtgtttaaacatagagccatacaattaggtgtgtctgttattatgataattttcgagcataactgcttgtccatagctcagtgacaggtgttaatagccttgccataagcactgctgtggaatgcaggtgcttcttttattatgcggttagagcataagcgcttactcatatagactataactcagggacaggtgcaaaaccaccaactgggatggatcgaagggcaagcaagcactgccatacaacgtgaaggcctttgtgttgtcaacactaaacagaaagtttcctacgatggggagaagtggccgcaaggactgcatcgataagatcaacgaatgccttcgcaagccccgaaaccccggtgatacattttctttcctttaattcaataaaaaaatgtttatctgaagaacttttccgaggttgtcttgtctaccaaatcctaaacttaaatagcgtaaacattttatcttatgaaaaaactcttagggggaacagttaggcagcccttcctccatatcgtagtaggcctataagcaatttattagaggggtcaaaaaaactcataaagtaggctagcctgctactttttccagactaaatgtgtcactttagtgattggctctttcaaatgcaaatgaggtggatgggcttttgaatgggcctgctgcaggtgagaggacaaatcctaagaatttgttgtttttacaaagtgccattatcattgccatattctcttaaaacataggctatatatttgaaaacgagttgattaaaggtttctaatggtgtaatatgataaaagcagagattgagatgtgtttttcaaatcccccggggggtatttagactccagggtgttaagcactcattcacaactgtcccatcgctaaatgctctcttgtgttgcgtgatcacacatacctgtcgtagtgtgcttttaatttgataggcctaattattatctccgccaaggaggttgttttcatcggggctcagtgtgaaaggaacaggtcaaccccgcaattaggggtgtgtgactgatgacttatttggcaaggctatcattaggcttactatgcatggctgtaggcagctacgaggccactgagatctggacctcatcggttttgagagctggaaatacatgtgtttgctaaatatcggtatattgttgtgcctgttgcgttcgcgactcggggaagtgaaagcagttctgtatagacattgcaagttttcatggtgatcatcagcgcagctgtagctgattgtgaaagccgattggaaatacataagtttagagcgaacgtttcaactatgtttgccatggtagacaaaaacactcaaataaaacaatagcctaaaaaataactgtagtgcgtaatggacacggctctatatcctaaataattttcgaggttcgccatttggtaatatgacctatccttactgacaataatttttggggcatgaatgaatgggtttgcccttagtttaaatggaggccggggagagcgcgcggcagctattgttatgtataGAGCTGGcataacaaagttttgtgcgttataaCGGATacgcggagcatttctctccctctccattgaccaaaacgttgctctggcatctctgctggactgactgagttataggctacgtcgagtgagagagctgtgaggtaggctgtaaacattcgaaaactctgcaactgcaatctaacatgccgagcgttatgtctcttttctccgcttgtcaccagcgcggtgtcctcgggtttttccatgagccgaaccttcatattattagggcggtctatgttgcccccttgcggttgcagttttcccgatgcttcgggagttccgatgtgcgggaaagaaaggagcattctcaacccgtaccatctgtaagtttcaaattcaaatgcagTGGACTAAAGTTAAATGTTTCAAAGTATTTGAACCCCTTGATGGTTTTACATGAATGTTGTGATGGTCCAACAAAAATGCTTTAAACTTGAACTGTCTATGATTTATATGCAGATTAGGCCTATATCTTGTATAAACAACTGCTTAGCAATTTTAGTATTAACTTGACAGAATGGAAATCAGTAAAACCCAGACAATGAACTGGATTGGGAGCGGGGGCTTACAAAGCAATACAGCTGAGCGCTCGATTTAATCGGGCCGAGTTCGGCCCGCACAATTTTTGCTACCTGGAATTGGACTGGGCTTTTGCAAGTATGGACAATCCTACTATGCTTAATTTTGAGTGAATGTTTTGTTCGAAAAATTTGACTTGTGTGCAggccttaaaggaatatttcacccatttgcattaagctttatattgttagaaacccagtcatatttttgaatggtcgtgcatcattccctcattttcccctgagatgggagaaaaaagccTGAAATGTGCTTTTGGGTTATGTGGATAAAAGCCAACAACTCCCTGaattccctgcctttcactgccttaccaAGCCACCCACCAGGAAGTAGACAAATACACAGAAGGACTaattaatgtaacattttggcattaataacGATTCTAAAATTATAACGATCATTGTaatcttgtggccatatatcAATGTTGCTGTTCTTCAAAAGGTATTAGCAAAACAATTAACGTTAATTTGACATAATCTATGTGAAATGTCCCGTAAATTGACAGCATATGCTAGAATACCCAACCTTTCACAAGTATTAGTATTGCTAATACTATTTGTGCAATAACTTGTGAATAACATTAGGCTAACTGACCTTGTGAAAGCTAGTCCATCCTAGCTTGAACCAGCCCGGGCAAAGACTCCTAATCGACAGCTAGTGATCCTAATCGACAGCcaggcttgctgcaggccttGATGGAGGCCTTGATGTAGGCCTGCTGTTCTATGCTGTATTACGGCTCGTACAGGTAATCTTGTGCATCAAATTCACATACCAGATATTCAGAATCCCCATCCCatcagtttcaatatcagcattAAATGATTTAGTATTTAATATCAAATTgtagttacttatcagctttctccacagaccggGAGCCTAGCATGGTAGCTTAGCTTCCAACAAAGATGGCggctatatattttagtttcAATTGAAGTCCCACCCATAGCGCCCCCCCcttggaaaaatgaggaaattgTAGTTTCACCTACTCGACAAAGATATAGGAcctcctgctttcaattatgtaaaattacaatttttacatcattgaaagcaggaagtccaacattgacaTCCATAAttctcccgtctcaaggcaaactgagggaatgatgcacgaccattcaaaaacatgactggttttctaaagatacaaagcttaatgctaattagTGAAGTGTCATTTTAAGACAAATAAAACACCAACCAAACCATGTGCTATGCTAGTCATAACAATAATCCTTATGTCTGATTAACACCAACCTTAacgtctgcagtttgcagtggggactagacagtcccttagagagaagatggactccagaatctcccaggtcattgtgactcaggtccagctctatcagggagtttggtgactgtagaacagcagccacaattccacaggacttctctgagagtttgcattcagcaagtctgcataacaacatgagaaaagatcaaatattacagagatggataaatgggaTACAGGATGCCCTGATAAATCGAGAGATATTTTGCACGTCATTCAACTCTAGAGTACATACTGAAGTGCTTCAACTTTGTGGTGAGGATCctccagtgtagcagataacagcttctgtgctgattctccagaATGATTGTTgttcacatccagctctctcacacaggaggggtttaacatcagagccagagccaaACAAACATAACCTTCATCTGAGATATCACACTTACTGagcctgagtgagagagaaagagagagagtgagagttagTTCCGATTGGACTTGGTGTGTACAGGTCTAaagacacatataaaacaccaacCAAACCATAATGTGCTGCGCTAGTCCTTTAAAAAGACATGTCTGtctaacaccaaccttaatgtctgcagtttgcagtggagactagacagtcccttagagagaagatggactccagaatctcccagatcattgtgactcaggtccagctctatcagggagtttggtgactgtagaacagcagccacaattccacaggacttctctgagagtttgcattcagcaagtctgcataacaacatgagaaaggataaaatattacagagatggataaatgggaTACAAGGTGCCCCGATACATCAGCACCATCAAGTGATCTTTTGCAGGTAATTTccatgcccccacacacacacacacgacagaatTGAATAAATATAAGCAATTTAATAACAAAAGTGTCACTTTATGGCACATCATCAACAACTATGAATATGCTTAATTtaattttaataataataataataataataataataatttcttGAGAATATTTCATCCGAAAAATTGGACTTGGCGTGGACAGGCCTAaagaaacatataaaacaccaaCCAAACCATAACGTGCTATGGCTATGCTAGGCATAATATTATtcctttacaaagacatgtctgactaacaccaaccttaaggtctgcatattgcagtggggactagacagtcccttagagagaagatagattccagaatctcccaggtcattgtgactcaggtccagctctatcagggagtttggtgactgtagaacagcagccacaattccacaggacttctctgagagtttgcatccagcaagtctgcataacaatgtgaaaaaataaaagaatTGCAGAAATGGATAAATGGGACACAATCAGCACCATCGAGTGATCTTTTGCAAGTAATCATCTTTTTTTCCAGACTGAAAAAttccaaattcaaatttgctaacaggttagtcTGGGTTCACCCCGGGTGGTAGTAGACTAGTGACTTCAACATTATATTTAGACACTATAACTAGCACAGTCTCTCCATCAGAAACTCACTGTGCCTTTCTGCAGCACCTCACAGCTGGGAGCAGTCTCCTGCGTCCCTCATCtgatgtgttgtatttcttcagCTCAATCTCCTCCAGCACATCCTCACACATCAGaagcatgtgggccagtgctgaacagtgggcAGGAGATAACTTCTGTTTGATGTTCTTTGGTGAAGACAAGTATGTCTGAATTTCTTTGTGCATGGAatcatcattcatttcaaataagcagtggAAAAGATTGATGCATCGTTCAGGAGAGAGACCTTCTCTGTTCAGCTTCTTCATGTACTGACATGTTTCCTTAATACTGTGagaactgttgtgtgtgttgctcagtaGACCTTGCAGAAGTCTGTGATTGCTCTCCACAGAAATGCCCATAAGGAAGCGAAGGAAGAGATCCAGGTGTCCGTTCTGGCTCTCCAAAGCCTTATCAACTGCACTCTTAAGTAAGACATGTAAGTTGTCTTGAGGTTTTAATCTTAGTGCTGATTGAAAAGAATATAACCTTGATGGATTGAGTTCATTTCTACGCTCATCACTGAAGAGGGATTCCAATGCCTCATGGTTCTCCTCCAAATAcgagtgaaacacaaacacagctgccagaaactcctggacactcagatgcacaaagcagtagaccttctTCTTTTGAgattccacattttctgtcttgaagatctcagtgcacatgccagagtacactgagacttcactgacatcaatgccacactctctcaggtcttcctcataaaaCATGAGGTTGCCATTCTCTAGATTCTTGAAAGCCAGTTCTGCCAGCTTCAGTAAAATGTTCCTCTGAGATTCCAGAAGTTTCTTTGTATCTTTTCCAGATCCACTCTGATACTTCTGATCCTTTCTTGTGGTTTGGATGAGCAAGAAGTGTATGAACATTTCAGTCAGTGTTTTGGGAATGTCTTTGATGTTATTTTCCAGCATCTTCTGAAGTACAGTAGCTGCAATCCAACaaaagactggaatgtggcacataatatggagactcctggatgtctgaatgtgtgagatgattctgCTGGCCTGACTCTCATTactgattctcttcctgaagtattcttccttctgtgggtcattgaatcctcGTACTTCTGTTACCTGGTCAATGTACTTATCAGGAATCTGACTGGCTGCAGCTGGTCGtgaggttatccagatgagtGCAGATGGAAGTagagttccctgaatgaggctcgtcatcacaacatccactgatgatgtttCTTTCACATCAGACAACTTACTGATCTGTTCCAGATCCAGAGTCAACCGACTCTCATccaaaccatcaaagatgaacaaaaCCTGACAGTCTTTGTATCCTTCACCATCATTTAGCTCCTTCAGCTCAGGTTGGAATtcaagcaggagcctgtgaagactATACTGATCACCTCTGACTAAATTAAGCTCacggaaagaaagaggaaacatAAAATCTACATCATGATTGGCTACCCCATCTGTCCAATCAAGAATGAACTTTTGCACTGAGACAGTTTTTCCAATTCCAGCTACACCTTTGGTCATCACAGTTCTGATGTGCTTCTCCTGTCCAagtaagggcttgaagatgtcgTTGCAGTTGATTGGTGTGTCCTCTGTGGATTGAGATCTGGAcgctgactctacctgccaaacctcatgttccttattcaccccttcactctctcctcctgtgatgtagagctctgtgtagatcttattgaggagtatctcagctcctggtttgatgatgccttcagagatgttctcaaacctcctcttcagaCTGGCTTTGTGATTCTTTATAACTCTCCTCAGGTCCTCATCTGtttgaaaatgacaaaacaagTAATTCAAAAGTCATCATAAAAGTCCATAATAAAAACAATCCATTCATACTCACAAACtcactacaaataggcctacatccacAAGcactaataaataataataaatacataggtatatttgttgttgttcacaGGGCTTAAAATGTTCAGTCCCTCACAAGCAGAataacacagggagagagggagagagatgttctGTATGTGctcgtgtgcgtgcctgtgtgtgtgtgggtgtgtgggtgtgtgtgtgcgtgtgtgtgtgtgtgtgtgtgtgtgtctgcaaattAAGCACCATACCCACAATCCCACACTGAAATGTAGGCCCTGAGATCAGTTTGAATCCATTACTTTACTTTTCAGAACACCTGATCAAATCCAAAATGTATTCTCACCTAGTTCCCCCTTTCTGCCTGGTGTATGTCCAGTGTGCAGGTGTCTCCTGGGTCCTAGATCCTGGGTCAGTTCAGCCCTTAACCTGCAGGGACATCAGACAAACAACACTTGGACTGATGCACTAATTGCTCCTTAGATAATCTACTGATTATAATGTGCACTATGCCTCTTTATTTTAGCTGCACTTGTGTCTGTtttcagaatagaatagagattTAAAGGATCCATTCCACAAAAGACAGAAGGACCAGACCACTAGTAAATTTGAATAATAAGTTAGAATTGGAATTTCATTTAATCACCAATCCTGATTCAGCCGTCAAGCTTTAATGACCATCTTCAATTTGGACATTAGaactaaaacacaacacaaaccatGCAAAGCTATGAGCTTTTGCATTCACTTTTATtgttgtgtcagtgtttgtctgtgtctgtagaaTGACATGTGACTGACATGTCTACAGACTGATAACTACTCACTCTAGACCTGATGGAACTGGTTCACTGCTGAAGAAGGGCATATCACCAATGGActgatcactcttcatggacacacagctgggcactggagatggaggtctgtgtgtctgtgggctggttACATAAGGAGACACAAGAAACTGATTAACATCAACGTATTGAGTAAATAAGCATAATTATGTTGTAATTATGTAATTATGTatttccacagtgtgtgtgtgtgtgtgtgtggtattgtatgttaataacatttctaaatggtgtgtagcctataaaaaCTACAGACTGATAACTACTCACTCTAGACCTGATGGAACTGGTTCACTGCTGAAGGTGGGCATATCACCAATGGACTTCTCACTCtttatggacacacagctgggcactggagatggaggtctgtgtgtctgtgggctgagACACAAGAAACTGATTAACATCAACTCATTGAGTAAATAAGCATAATTATGTTGTTGCTTTCTAAACACATACAGATGTATATGGTGTCCATCCTTAGGAGAGCAGGTAAGAACTTTACTTTGTCACTAATGAGAAGCTAAGAGTTCTTACATTTACTTTTCTTAACTTATCTCAaccatctcatctcatccaacagtctgtgtgtgtgtctgtgtctgtgtctgtgtctgtgtgcgtgtgttattgTATGTTAGTGACATTTCTAAATAGCTTGTATCCTATAAAAACCACAGACTGCTAACTACTCACTCTAGACCTGATGGAACTGGTTCACTGCTGAAGGTGGGCATATCACCAATGGACTTCTCACTCtttatggacacacagctgggcactggagatggaggtctgtgtgtctgtgggctggttacataaataaaaataccgtgtgctgttgttttattaaaacacacatatatatatgttgTCCAtcctggagatggaggtctgtgtgtctgtgggctggttACACAAGAAATggattaaagagaccctatgcaactttttcatagtcataaaatcgcttagaaatcgttgttttgcttgactgaccagtttcatcgaaaacagtaagatttcctcccgcccccagtgtccctatccgctattgcaaccttgcagtttctgcaggagacgatcgctccgtgtttacatctggaagtctgagacgcgtacggaacaagaagaaccacacttgcaatttataaatatatatatatagcctatagatgtataaatatacacgctaaagctgtaggggaagctctgaagagaaatatgcaagcataaaacgagcgaaaacgaaaagcgaaaccgaaaccggagatgaaatcgccaatcctgcatagtttctctttaacatcAACTCATTGAGTAAATGAGCTTATGATGTTGTTTTCTAAACACAACATACAGATTTACCTGATGTTCATCGTTAGG from Sardina pilchardus chromosome 1, fSarPil1.1, whole genome shotgun sequence includes:
- the LOC134075551 gene encoding NACHT, LRR and PYD domains-containing protein 3-like, encoding MNIRLRAELTQDLGPRRHLHTGHTPGRKGELDEDLRRVIKNHKASLKRRFENISEGIIKPGAEILLNKIYTELYITGGESEGVNKEHEVWQVESASRSQSTEDTPINCNDIFKPLLGQEKHIRTVMTKGVAGIGKTVSVQKFILDWTDGVANHDVDFMFPLSFRELNLVRGDQYSLHRLLLEFQPELKELNDGEGYKDCQVLFIFDGLDESRLTLDLEQISKLSDVKETSSVDVVMTSLIQGTLLPSALIWITSRPAAASQIPDKYIDQVTEVRGFNDPQKEEYFRKRISNESQASRIISHIQTSRSLHIMCHIPVFCWIAATVLQKMLENNIKDIPKTLTEMFIHFLLIQTTRKDQKYQSGSGKDTKKLLESQRNILLKLAELAFKNLENGNLMFYEEDLRECGIDVSEVSVYSGMCTEIFKTENVESQKKKVYCFVHLSVQEFLAAVFVFHSYLEENHEALESLFSDEHNLHVLLKSAVDKALESQNGHLDLFLRFLMGISVESNHRLLQGLLSNTHNSSHSIKETCQYMKKLNREGLSPERCINLFHCLFEMNDDSMHKEIQTYLSSPKNIKQKLSPAHCSALAHMLLMCEDVLEEIELKKYNTSDEGRRRLLPAVRCCRKAQLAGCKLSEKSCGIVAAVLQSPNSLIELDLSHNDLGDSGIYLLSKGLSSPHCNMQTLRLAECKLSEKSCGIVAAVLQSPNSLIELDLSHNDLGDSGVHLLSKGLSSLHCK